Part of the Verrucomicrobiia bacterium genome is shown below.
GCCGCAACCAACCAGCTGCCCAAGCAGTCCGAGGTGAAATTGCAGGCCGTCATCCAGGAATGGGAACCCGCCCGGCGGGATCAGGTATTGCGGGACAAACTCATGGAGTTGATTTCCCTGCGCCTGCGGCTGGCGCCGGAACTGGCGCCGCTGGCCACGCAATACGCGGAGACGCTCGACGCGTGGTTCAAACTCCGCGAAGCGCCCGCACCTTCCGGCAAAATGCCGCGAGCGACGGATCTGGCCCTGCGTCGCAATGGCCGCGCACTGGCGCAACGGCTGGACGTGTTGGATGCGCTGCTCGAAAAGGCGCGGCCGCAGTCCCTCGCCGGCAACGCACCGGCTCCGCGCTGAATCATCCAATGCTCACGTCGGGCGCGTGGCGGCGGCATCGGTTTGGGCGAGAATCTCCGCCACAATGTCCTGCGGCCGGCGAGCAGGCGTATCCTTGTCCTCCCGCCCGATCAGCCGGTGCGTGAGCACGGCGGGGGCAATCGCCCGCACGTGCGCCATGGTGGCGGTAGCGGAACCTTCAATCGCGGCGAGTGCCTGTGCCAGGCGAAACAATCCCAGCGACGCCCGCGGGCTGGCGCCCAAGCGCAGGGCCGGGTGTTTGCGGGTGGCATGCACCAGCGCGAGCAGATAATCGCACACCTCTGCGTCCACCTTCACCGCACGCACCGCCTGCTGGCAACGCATGATTTGGTCCGGTGTAGCCACGGGCTTGAGCGTTTCAATCGGATGCCCCAGTTGAAACCGCTCACACATTTCCCGTTCATCCTGCAAGGCGGGATAGCCCAGGCTCAGACGGACCAGGAACCGGTCCTTTTGCGCTTCGGGCAGCGGAAAAGTTCCCTCCTGTTCGATGGGATTCTGCGTTGCGATCACCATGAAGGGATGCTGCAAATGGTAGGTGACGCGCTCGGACGTGATCATGCCTTCGCCCATGGCCTCCAGCAGCGCCGCCTGTGTGCGGGGACTCGCCCGGTTGATTTCATCCACCAGCACGAACTGCGAAAACAGCGGCCCGAACACGAACTCGGTCCGGCCGGTTTGTGGGTCCACGCGCGCCTCGCCGAGCACATCCTGCGGTTGCAAATCGGGCGTGCACTGGATGCGCTTGAACGTGCAGCCGGCACTCTGGGCCAGCGCGCGGCCCAGCATCGTTTTGGCCACCCCGGGCACGTCCTCCACGAGCAAATGGCCCTCGGCTAAAAGAGTCGCCACCGCGAGGACGATGGGCTCGTGCTTGCCCACGATAACTCTTTCCATGTTGGCGACCAGTTGCTGGGCGAACGGAGCCACTTCGGCCGGCTTCAACGGCTCCACCTCGGTGATGGGCGGGATGGTGACTTTAGGTCGCTTGCTGCCCGCAGGTTCCACAAGCACCAGCCGTGTTGTCTTTCCGCAATGGGGACACACGGCTTCCTTGCCCGCCATCGAATCGGGCGTTTCCAGGGACTGCCCACAATGCTGACAAAGATATTTCGCCATGCTGCTTGCTCCGCCGGGCCGGGGCCGCCCGCAGCCCGCTGCGCCCATTAACTCCCGTTTGCGAAATAGTTCGAGCTATTTTTCACGGTTCCAGGCCGGAGTGGAGGGATATGCGTCCTTGCCCTGCCGGCCAAATGAAACTTGCCGTCGTGCAGAGACCGGGCAAAGTAATTCTGCCTGTCAGCGTGGGCCGGCCGGGCTTTGCCAGGCGGAAAGCCGGACCCATCAACCGATCAAGGTTTAAATTTTCTGCGCCCGTAGCTCAGTTGGATAGAGCATCTGCCTTCTAAGCAGGTGGTCCCGCGTTCGAATCGCGGCGGGCGCGCCACTTTTTGAAGCCCACGGAAACCCTGTCAATCAAGGCTTTCCTGGCCTCTGCGCCCCGACATCCGGCCCCCTTCTCAGGCCGGCCAAGGGCCGAAAACCGGCCGTCAGTCCACGCATCGGTCCACTGTCCTCGGGGGGTGAAAAAGCGCTCAAGCGAAAACTACCCATAATGGGATATTCCAAAAAGACCACCGAATTTCCACGAAAATCCAGTATCCAAGCGTCACTGACAAATATGGACGATGCTCTTTTAGAAGCGATTTTGGCTGAAGAATATCCCGGATGCCCAGCTTGGAACTCTCGCATTTATCCCAATGCCCAACGCAAAAGCCCGCCGCG
Proteins encoded:
- a CDS encoding MoxR family ATPase, with protein sequence MLVEPAGSKRPKVTIPPITEVEPLKPAEVAPFAQQLVANMERVIVGKHEPIVLAVATLLAEGHLLVEDVPGVAKTMLGRALAQSAGCTFKRIQCTPDLQPQDVLGEARVDPQTGRTEFVFGPLFSQFVLVDEINRASPRTQAALLEAMGEGMITSERVTYHLQHPFMVIATQNPIEQEGTFPLPEAQKDRFLVRLSLGYPALQDEREMCERFQLGHPIETLKPVATPDQIMRCQQAVRAVKVDAEVCDYLLALVHATRKHPALRLGASPRASLGLFRLAQALAAIEGSATATMAHVRAIAPAVLTHRLIGREDKDTPARRPQDIVAEILAQTDAAATRPT